Proteins from a genomic interval of Debaryomyces hansenii CBS767 chromosome E complete sequence:
- a CDS encoding DEHA2E22924p (weakly similar to CA0023|IPF6922 Candida albicans IPF6922 unknown function) has translation MPSLSYFLDRTKQSCESISSLKFQSPGIFTNSFIKEPSITSLLKDAEEHEQALYKINKPRGFNNLSKPLIPNNKNDKEKESIRMQLEMRPERIDGKSCYVDYSFNDFTNVNMNNNKQAPPSEQAKRTAVRIPEIVKESIENVHENNDVPSSPEKIINVNLIPESIISSDNINDICETILGLIRRYPNLIQENKTAPDASLLSDIVVYHQEYNSLTNEIYELEEVVAEQKDQLNFYNINLSERSPIDRSPIRGHKRSHEESSDDTENPDDSVDIDELIAQEESEIQELEDQLTKRQKISI, from the coding sequence ATGCCATCCTTAAGTTACTTTCTAGACAGAACAAAACAACTGTGTGAGTCTATACTGTCGTTGAAGTTTCAATCTCCTGGGATATTTACAAATTCGTTCATAAAAGAACCCTCAATAACTAGCTTATTAAAGGATGCAGAGGAACATGAGCAGGCGCTCTATAAAATAAACAAGCCAAGGGGATTTAACAACCTATCTAAGCCGTTGATTcccaataataaaaatgataaagaaaaagaatcGATACGGATGCAGCTTGAAATGAGGCCAGAAAGAATCGATGGTAAATCATGCTATGTTGATTATAGTTTCAATGATTTCACGAATGTAAACATGAATAACAACAAACAAGCGCCTCCCTCAGAACAGGCCAAGAGAACTGCTGTAAGGATACCTGAGATAGTAAAAGAGTCGATTGAAAATGTACATGAAAATAACGATGTCCCAAGTTCACCCGAGAAAATCATCAACGTGAACTTAATACCGGAGTCGATAATCCTGTCAGACAACATCAACGACATATGTGAAACGATATTGGGTTTGATAAGAAGGTATCCCAATTTGATCCAGGAAAATAAGACGGCACCCGATGCGTCATTGTTAAGTGATATCGTAGTTTATCATCAGGAATACAACAGTCTTACCAACGAAATCTACGAGTTAGAAGAGGTGGTGGCCGAACAAAAGGACCAATTGAACTTCTacaatatcaatttgaGCGAACGAAGCCCCATCGATAGAAGCCCAATTCGAGGCCACAAGAGATCCCACGAAGAATCGTCAGACGATACAGAAAACCCTGACGATAGTGTAGATATCGACGAACTCATTGCACAGGAAGAGAGCGAGATACAGGAATTAGAGGACCAATTGACTAAGCGTCAGAAGATTAGCATATGA
- a CDS encoding DEHA2E22902p (similar to uniprot|P36132 Saccharomyces cerevisiae YKR038C KAE1 Putative glycoprotease that interacts with Bud32p which is a member of the novel protein kinase piD261 family): protein MTVDLDQYAKPGKDYYLALGLEGSANKLGVGVIKHNLGQLSLDNRAEILSNVRDTYVTPPGEGFLPRDTARHHRNWAVRIIKKALIEAKVKGSDLDCICFTQGPGMGAPLQSVVIAARTLSQLWDLPLVGVNHCVGHIEMGREITGADNPVVLYVSGGNTQVIAYSRQRYRIFGETLDIAIGNCLDRFARTLRIPNEPAPGYNIEQMAKKGKHLVPLPYTVKGMDLSMSGILAHVDSLAKDLFAENKNKKLIDDETGEQITSEDLCFSLQETLFSMLVEITERAMAHVQSNQVLIVGGVGSNERLQQMMELMVNDRKNGSIFATDERFCIDNGIMIAHAGLLGYRMGQTNELWNTVCTQRFRTDEVFVKWRDD from the coding sequence ATGACGGTTGATTTAGACCAATATGCCAAACCTGGTAAAGATTACTATCTTGCTTTAGGTCTCGAAGGTTCTGCCAATAAACTAGGCGTTGGTGTTATAAAACACAACCTAGGACAACTTTCGTTAGATAATAGAGCTGAAATATTGTCCAACGTTAGGGATACTTACGTAACTCCTCCTGGAGAAGGATTTTTACCAAGAGATACAGCACGTCATCATAGAAATTGGGCTGTTCGTATAATCAAAAAAGCATTAATTGAAGCAAAGGTGAAAGGTAGCGACCTTGATTGTATTTGCTTTACTCAAGGACCAGGTATGGGTGCACCTCTACAGAGTGTAGTTATTGCAGCAAGGACATTATCACAATTATGGGATTTGCCATTGGTGGGTGTGAACCATTGTGTTGGTCATATTGAAATGGGTAGAGAAATAACTGGAGCTGATAACCCAGTCGTATTGTATGTGAGTGGAGGAAATACCCAAGTCATTGCATATTCCAGACAAAGATATAGAATATTTGGCGAAACTTTGGATATTGCTATAGGAAATTGTCTAGATCGTTTCGCTAGAACTTTACGAATCCCTAACGAACCAGCACCAGGgtataatattgaacaaatgGCAAAAAAGGGGAAACATTTGGTACCTTTGCCTTATACTGTTAAAGGAATGGATTTATCAATGTCTGGTATCTTAGCTCATGTTGATTCTTTAGCAAAAGATTTATTTGctgaaaataaaaacaaaaaattaatcGATGACGAAACAGGAGAGCAAATTACATCTGAAGATCTTTGCTTTTCTCTTCAAGAGACATTATTTTCGATGCTCGTAGAAATAACAGAGAGAGCTATGGCCCATGTACAAAGTAATCAAGTATTAATAGTTGGGGGTGTCGGCTCCAATGAAAGATTACAACAAATGATGGAATTAATGGTTAATGACAGGAAAAATGGGTCAATTTTTGCAACTGACGAGAGATTTTGTATTGATAATGGTATAATGATTGCTCATGCTGGTTTGTTAGGTTATAGAATGGGACAAACTAATGAATTATGGAACACTGTCTGCACTCAGAGATTCAGAACTGATGAGGTATTCGTTAAATGGAGGGATGATTAA
- a CDS encoding DEHA2E22990p (weakly similar to uniprot|Q8R1G1 Mus musculus C20orf13 Threonine aspartase 1): MENQDNLVIVHIGAGNHSLSKNDKYRRLIKGALLVNESESVLTEVSKKLEKSVLTNTGYGSSLNLVGAVQCDASFISYDREHNDTQVGVMYNIVKKYPITETLTCFEQLNRLYSTGFKSFGLSRPLMFDHGQKPLLDELTNTKEEVDTNTLVSPRSQKIYNTYKDTLVGDYNQPPNDVDCIRNEIQDTIGIMHIDGRTTEIATSSGGNFFKFPGRIGCAGVLGAAIGHRTKNGISVSCMCSGNGEDIIMMNAAGRIADHIVNNYSADYCNALVDIIMQASIDVPLTAVDKYNNTIIYMGAVCVIHDLNSGAKRLVYCHSTESFYFGFRSHNNKPELILSRLDSDRVGQVFARGEFKI, encoded by the coding sequence ATGGAAAATCAAGATAATTTAGTAATTGTACACATAGGAGCAGGTAACCATTCTTTActgaaaaatgataaatatagGAGATTGATCAAAGGGGCTTTACTAGTGAATGAATCGGAAAGTGTATTGACAGAAGTCAGtaagaaattagaaaagtCAGTTTTGACAAATACTGGATATGGCTCATCGCTAAATTTGGTAGGAGCGGTTCAATGTGATGCCAGCTTCATTTCATACGATAGAGAACACAACGATACTCAGGTGGGAGTCATGTATAACATAGTTAAGAAATACCCGATAACTGAAACCTTGACATGTTTCGAGCAATTGAATAGGTTATATTCGACTGGTTTCAAATCCTTTGGTCTTTCAAGGCCGTTGATGTTTGATCATGGGCAGAAGCCACTATTGGACGAGCTTACTAATacgaaagaagaagttgataCGAATACCTTGGTATCACCCAGGTCTCAGAAGATCTACAACACGTACAAAGACACATTGGTCGGCGACTACAATCAACCACCGAACGACGTAGATTGTATTAGAAATGAAATACAGGATACGATAGGTATTATGCATATTGATGGCAGAACTACAGAGATAGCAACTTCATCAGGAGGTAACTTTTTTAAGTTTCCAGGCAGAATAGGGTGTGCAGGCGTCCTTGGAGCTGCCATAGGGCATCGAACAAAGAATGGAATATCGGTTAGCTGCATGTGTAGTGGCAATGGAGAGGATATCATAATGATGAATGCAGCAGGCCGAATAGCTGATCACATAGTAAACAATTACAGTGCAGATTACTGTAACGCATTAGTTGATATCATTATGCAAGCCAGCATAGACGTGCCATTGACAGCAGTGGATAAGTACAACAATACAATCATATACATGGGTGCCGTATGTGTAATACATGACCTAAACAGCGGTGCAAAACGTTTAGTGTATTGTCATAGCACCGAATCGTTCTATTTTGGATTCAGGTCTCATAACAACAAGCCCgaattaattttaagtAGATTAGATAGCGATAGAGTAGGACAGGTATTCGCCAGGGGCGAGTTCAAAATCTAA
- a CDS encoding 60S ribosomal protein L30 (highly similar to uniprot|P14120 Saccharomyces cerevisiae YGL030W RPL30 Protein component of the large (60S) ribosomal subunit has similarity to rat L30 ribosomal protein) encodes MVNLEAPKSKSSDNINAKLGLVIKSGKYTLGYKSAVKSLRTGKAKLIIIAGNTPVLRKSELEYYAMLSKTQVYYFQGGNNELGTVCGKLFRVGTLAILDAGDSDILSSIN; translated from the exons ATGGTCAATTTAGAA GCCCCAAAATCAAAGAGCAGCGACAACATTAACGCTAAGTTAGGTTTAGTTATTAAATCTGGTAAGTACACCTTAGGATACAAGTCCGCCGTCAAGTCTTTAAGAACCGGTAAGGCTAAGTTAATCATCATTGCTGGTAACACCCCAGTCTTAAGAAAGTCTGAATTGGAATACTACGCTATGTTGTCTAAGACCCAAGTTTACTACTTCCAAGGTGGTAACAACGAATTAGGTACCGTTTGCGGTAAGTTATTCAGAGTCGGTACTTTAGCTATCTTAGATGCTGGTGACTCCGATATCTTGTCTTCCATCAACTAA
- a CDS encoding DEHA2E23100p (highly similar to ca|CA1756|IPF14562 Candida albicans IPF14562), whose amino-acid sequence MSVLNNPLYRPLLEVLRSSRNGIVYGGKIRFSHALVINLLYRSGPLKPRLQQVLKATKNHAEVLAGFAIIYKFAVNVLVSEKIMGTDKLGLVKFLAGCFGSWVVYSQHFNYFNPGITHQVTLYCFSRVLIAVGKILLDNYLNCRQPTLYSASGESIPYAKLTGNQQKKLRSSVYNKTWKYFAVLTWGLVMFIYDYQPQYLQSSLRHSMAYIYDVEMDEWSTWRDFFGF is encoded by the coding sequence ATGAGTGTTTTGAATAACCCGCTTTATCGTCCACTCTTGGAGGTACTTAGATCGTCGAGAAATGGGATAGTGTACGGGGGTAAGATTCGTTTTTCTCATGCGTTGGTGATTAATTTGTTGTATAGGTCTGGGCCGCTTAAACCAAGATTGCAGCAGGTGTTGAAGGCCACCAAGAACCATGCCGAGGTGTTAGCTGGATTCGCgataatatataaattcgCTGTGAACGTGTTGGTTAGCGAGAAGATCATGGGGACTGACAAGTTGGGATTGGTGAAATTTCTTGCTGGGTGTTTTGGATCGTGGGTAGTTTATTCACAGCATTTCAACTACTTCAACCCGGGAATTACGCACCAGGTTACACTCTATTGTTTCTCGAGAGTGTTGATTGCGGTGGGTAAGATTCTACTCGATAACTACTTGAATTGTAGACAACCTACGCTCTATCTGGCCAGTGGAGAACTGATCCCATATGCCAAGTTGACAGGCAACCAGCAGAAGAAGTTGAGGTCGTCTGTGTATAACAAGACGTGGAAATACTTTGCGGTGTTGACATGGGGATTAGTTATGTTCATCTACGATTACCAGCCACAATACTTACAGAGTTCGTTGAGACACTCCATGGCGTACATCTATGATGTGGAAATGGATGAGTGGTCCACATGGAGAGATTTTTTCGGGTTCTAA
- a CDS encoding DEHA2E22858p (highly similar to uniprot|Q96VH5 Saccharomyces cerevisiae YCL057C-A Hypothetical ORF has similarity to proteins in S. pombe C. elegans D. melanogaster) produces MVNTNKYFRTMSTEQKVAAPSQSLLNDKWDVVLSNTLIKTGLGFGGGVLASILLFKRRSFPVWLGVGFGLGRGYSEGDAIFRSNHGLRTVKA; encoded by the exons ATGGTAAATACtaacaaatattttagaaCGATGTCTACTGAACAAAAAGTTGCAGCTCCATCTCAAagtttattaaatgataaa TGGGATGTTGTTTTATCGAACACTTTAATCAAGACCGGTTTAGGTTTCGGTGGTGGTGTCTTAGCCTCGATTTTGTTATTCAAGAGAAGATCTTTCCCAGTCTGGTTAGGTGTTGGTTTTGGTTTAGGTAGAGGTTACTCTGAAGGTGATGCTATCTTCAGATCCAACCACGGCTTAAGAACTGTTAAGGCTTAA
- a CDS encoding DEHA2E23056p (similar to uniprot|P53838 Saccharomyces cerevisiae YNL275W BOR1 Plasma membrane protein that binds HCO3- I-Br-NO3- and Cl-) gives MKLGFRWFRYIGYGVYNDLRSRLPYYKSDFTDAWNYRVIPSTTFIFFTNLLPAIAFAQDMFDKTDNKYGLNEVLMSSAMAGVAFGLFSGQPLCMVGVTGPISIFSYTVYELMEPRGTPYFPFMCWIYLWSMVMHFIISFGNLISYLKIISSFSCDVFGFFINVVYLQKGVQILNNQFRNVSTESGYCSVMISLLMVIFGVGSFIFGSSLHYFKGWIRKIFTDYGVPASIIFFTGFIHFGGSLQDTELDRLPITQSYQPTYHGEGRTHGWFIHFWPPHIAVADVFLAIPFAILLTFLFYFDHNVSSLMCQSKEFPLEKPSSFHWDFTLLGITTGIAGIMGLPAPNGLIPQAPLHTQSLVIHNLQTGEVLSVVEQRVTNTIQGILTFVMMSRPFLVVLGLIPQALLAGLFFVMGITGLHGNIITNRIRYIFMDSEYIQNDSTCPQVFRDIDRIPNKKWFYVYLVLQLIAFGFEFGITLTKGAIGFPGVLMFFAICAEWVWPLIIPREDLDNLDSEVADEFIIRNLQIVDELKSSSKSSKSFDRSDYDTYGGGMHEYELSDRGGNSENK, from the coding sequence ATGAAGCTTGGTTTTAGATGGTTCAGATATATAGGGTATGGTGTATATAATGACTTGCGAAGCAGGTTGCCATACTACAAATCTGACTTTACAGATGCATGGAACTACAGAGTGATACCATCCACCAcattcatatttttcactaATTTGTTGCCGGCTATAGCATTTGCCCAAGATATGTTTGATAAGACAGACAATAAATATGGATTGAACGAGGTTTTGATGAGTTCGGCCATGGCAGGAGTTGCATTTGGGTTGTTTTCGGGCCAGCCTTTATGTATGGTAGGAGTTACGGGACCAATTTCGATTTTCAGTTATACGGTTTATGAATTAATGGAGCCACGAGGAACACCTTATTTTCCGTTCATGTGCTGGATATACCTTTGGTCTATGGTTATGCATTTCATCATCTCTTTTGGGAATTTAATTTCCTACTTGAAGATTATTAGTCTGTTTTCGTGTGATGTATTTGGGTTTTTCATCAATGTTgtttatcttcaaaagGGAGTGcagattttgaataaccAATTCAGAAACGTAAGCACTGAGAGTGGATATTGTTCTGTAATGATCAGCTTATTGATGGTTATATTTGGAGTCGGAAGCTTTATTTTCGGCAGTTCATTGCATTATTTCAAAGGTTGGAttagaaaaatatttaccgATTATGGTGTTCCCGCGagtattatattttttacTGGCTTTATTCATTTTGGAGGGAGTTTACAAGACACTGAATTGGACAGATTGCCTATTACGCAATCATACCAACCTACATATCATGGAGAAGGAAGAACCCATGGCTGGTTCATTCACTTCTGGCCGCCTCATATAGCTGTCGCCGATGTATTTTTGGCGATTCCTTTTGCTATATTGTTAACCTTTTTGTTTTACTTTGACCATAACGTCTCGTCACTTATGTGTCAGCTGAAGGAATTTCCGTTGGAAAAACCTTCTTCATTCCATTGGGATTTTACATTACTCGGTATAACTACAGGCATAGCGGGAATAATGGGACTTCCAGCACCTAATGGTCTTATACCACAAGCACCGCTTCATACACAATCGTTAGTTATTCATAATCTCCAAACAGGAGAAGTATTATCTGTTGTTGAACAGAGAGTAACAAATACAATCCAAGGCATTCTAACGTTTGTGATGATGAGTCGACCATTTTTAGTTGTCTTGGGATTGATTCCTCAAGCACTACTTGCTGGTTTGTTTTTTGTTATGGGTATCACAGGTTTACATGGGAACATCATCACAAACAGAATTAGATATATCTTTATGGACTCTGagtatattcaaaatgattcAACTTGCCCTCAAGTGTTCAGAGATATTGATAGGATACCGAACAAAAAATGGTTCTACGTTTACTTGGTGCTTCAGTTAATTGCATTTGGCTTTGAATTCGGTATAACTTTGACCAAAGGAGCCATAGGATTTCCGGGAGTGCTTATGTTCTTTGCCATATGTGCTGAATGGGTCTGGCCTTTGATTATTCCACGGGAAGATTTAGACAATTTGGATTCTGAAGTGGCAGACGAgttcattattagaaatttgCAAATTGTTGACGAATTAAAGCTGAGCAGTAAGTCTTCGAAGAGTTTTGATCGCTCTGATTATGATACGTATGGTGGTGGAATGCATGAGTATGAATTGAGCGATCGTGGCGGTAATAGtgaaaacaaataa
- a CDS encoding DEHA2E23078p (weakly similar to uniprot|P25567 Saccharomyces cerevisiae YCL037C SRO9 Associates with translating ribosomes) — translation MSSPVSYANVAKGQFPEQELHEVSGEASRSETSGVEVTSTEEPQEAEAATAEPAEPTESTQSAEAAETKEKEAAAKEKKPLAPAPVPSKSAWGDAANVSNKPVDEHKWPTPDKASLSDQQATATQKFIKPITNKWVPINAKVILPSGRANSQKQKQNKKNKKGANTQKKQVNNQSTQNTQNNNPNMQANQPVAGISKTDGQFESPEQAQQPHDGFKPRPNGQFQGQAQGQAQQKNMRRFNGNTNGSFKPRFPNQPPSQQQQQPSPQQNGFYHPQPFVQNQNYQNFNNRQFRPNQFRHQNNRNSFHQPMNGSNGFINSSMGLPQQIPQQIPPPISPKQDPQQALTQQIDYYFSLENLIKDIFLRKNMNTEGWVSLALILNFKRVKIIINGIQNSIENKEISSSTIILDSLKHCENLEINYLNGKDLQTADIDDIELRVKGNYEQWLLPNDN, via the coding sequence ATGTCATCGCCAGTTTCGTACGCTAACGTCGCCAAGGGGCAATTTCCAGAACAGGAATTGCATGAAGTTTCAGGTGAAGCTTCTAGAAGTGAAACCTCGGGGGTTGAGGTCACTTCGACTGAAGAACCAcaagaagcagaagcagCAACGGCTGAGCCTGCTGAGCCTACTGAGTCTACGCAGTCTGCTGAGGCGGCTGAGActaaagaaaaggaagcTGCTGCCAAGGAAAAGAAGCCATTGGCGCCAGCTCCTGTTCCTAGCAAGTCTGCTTGGGGTGATGCTGCAAACGTGAGCAACAAACCAGTTGACGAGCACAAGTGGCCTACACCTGATAAGGCCAGTTTGTCAGATCAACAGGCCACTGCAACccaaaaattcattaaaccTATTACCAACAAATGGGTCCCTATCAATGCAAAGGTTATCTTACCAAGTGGAAGAGCCAACAGTCAGAAGCAAAAgcaaaacaaaaagaacaagaaggGTGCTAATACCCAGAAGAAGCAAGTGAATAACCAAAGTACCCAAAATACCCAAAATAACAACCCAAACATGCAAGCAAACCAACCAGTTGCTGGCATAAGTAAGACGGACGGTCAATTTGAATCTCCTGAACAAGCCCAGCAACCACATGACGGTTTCAAGCCAAGACCAAATGGTCAGTTCCAAGGTCAAGCTCAAGGTCAAGCTCAGCAAAAGAATATGAGACGCTTCAATGGTAACACCAACGGAAGCTTCAAACCAAGATTCCCTAACCAACCACCATctcaacaacagcaacaaccaTCACCTCAGCAAAATGGTTTCTACCACCCCCAACCATTTgttcaaaatcaaaactaccaaaatttcaataaccGTCAATTTAGACCAAATCAGTTCCgtcatcaaaataatagaaattcATTCCACCAACCAATGAATGGATCAAATGGATTTATCAATAGCTCCATGGGATTACCACAACAAATTCCACAGCAAATTCCTCCACCAATTTCACCAAAGCAAGATCCTCAACAAGCATTAACTCAACAAATCGACTATTACTTTTCTTTGGAAAACTTAATAAAAGATATCTTTTTGAGAAAGAATATGAACACTGAAGGTTGGGTTTCATTAGcgttaattttgaatttcaagCGTgttaaaataattatcaacGGTATACAAAACagtattgaaaataaagaaatcaGTTCTAGCACCATTATTTTGGATTCCTTGAAACATTGTGAGAATttagaaattaattatttgaatgGTAAAGATTTACAAACtgctgatattgatgacaTTGAGTTGAGAGTTAAGGGGAATTATGAACAATGGTTGTTACCAAATGATAATTAA
- a CDS encoding DEHA2E23034p (no similarity), whose amino-acid sequence MLALLFTAGYFVTRASKEINGARRRRKERKLKSKKSKAETKPVRTTTDTSASINSDTSSISVKSKETTLDSKPIS is encoded by the coding sequence ATGCTTGCATTGTTATTTACAGCGGGCTATTTCGTGACACGAGCGTCAAAGGAGATCAATGGTGCTCGTCGCCGCCGAAAGGAGAGGAAATTAAAActgaagaaatcaaaggCAGAAACAAAGCCCGTACGGACTACGACTGACACATCTGCATCAATAAATAGTGATACAAGTAGTATCAGCGTGAAGAGCAAAGAAACCACCTTGGATTCGAAACCGATTTCTTAG
- a CDS encoding DEHA2E22880p (similar to CA1186|IPF6930 Candida albicans IPF6930 unknown function), producing MSNEIGSIVNGDLDLYEFLEVGPTFEESEIKRQYRRKALQYHPDKNPSEDAAKKFHLLSQVYEILTNDKLRSNYDRIRQLKINKIERSKKLSEQTRAFKEELEKAEREYKFNNSNVFDNTNREFMQRKVWENNLEKLKEEGLRKRRIHEKEIIKQSVPAASQAKKYISFNDIPLKSEKISTFMSIEEDKVDSVNNQMTKTIVRWKHKPELKELITPDILQEMMIIFGPVKFAKILPNTTNSRYDSGIVEFENSKGAQLAVNHDYKKSATLWDRTKVRKLASLLRECRYDTSIIPICNIENNSISSEEAQKISRLIAKSNQITNFNPPSKYAVKNISLKSDTYMHQLFNNFILKEARKELK from the coding sequence ATGTCTAATGAAATAGGCAGCATAGTCAACGGAGATCTTGATCTTTATGAGTTCCTAGAAGTAGGCCCAACATTCGAAGAAAGTGAAATTAAACGTCAGTACAGACGTAAGGCATTACAATATCACCCTGATAAAAATCCTAGTGAAGATGCTGCTAAGAAGTTCCACTTACTATCACAGgtatatgaaatattaaccaatgataaattaagaTCTAATTATGATAGGATACGGCAACTTAAgatcaataaaatagaaaGACTGAAGAAGTTATCTGAACAAACTAGAGCtttcaaagaagaattggaaaagGCTGAAAGAGAATATAAGTTTAACAATTCCAatgtatttgataataCGAATCGAGAATTCATGCAAAGAAAAGTATGGGAAAATAActtagaaaaattgaaagaagaaggtcTAAGGAAGCGTAGGATTCATGAAAAAGagataataaaacaatCTGTTCCAGCTGCTAGCCAGGCTAAGAAATACATATCGTTTAACGACATACCGCTTAAGTCAGAGAAAATATCTACTTTCATGAGcatagaagaagataaagtTGACAGTGTGAACAATCAGATGACTAAAACTATTGTTAGATGGAAGCATAAGCCAGAActaaaagaattaattacGCCAGATATCTTGCAagaaatgatgataatatttgGACCAGTTAAGTTTGCAAAAATACTTCCAAACACGACAAATTCAAGATACGACTCGGGTATcgttgaatttgaaaactcTAAAGGTGCTCAGCTAGCTGTTAATCATGACTACAAGAAGAGTGCCACTCTCTGGGATAGGACGAAAGTCAGAAAATTGGCTAGTTTATTAAGAGAGTGTAGGTACGACACCTCAATAATACCTATTTGtaatatagaaaataattcaattagTCTGGAAGAAGCTCAAAAAATTTCGAGACTAATAGCTAAGCTGAAtcaaataacaaattttaATCCTCCTTCAAAATATGCCGTTAAGAACATTTCCTTAAAATCTGATACGTATATGCATCAGCTTTTTAATAACTTTATCCTAAAAGAGGCTCGTAAGGAACTCAAATGA
- a CDS encoding 60S ribosomal protein L24 (highly similar to uniprot|P24000 Saccharomyces cerevisiae YGR148C RPL24B Ribosomal protein L30 of the large (60S) ribosomal subunit nearly identical to Rpl24Ap and has similarity to rat L24 ribosomal protein) encodes MKVELDSFSGTKIYPGRGTLFVRGDSKIFRFQSSKSASLFHQRKNPRRISWTVLYRRQHKKGISEESAKRRTRKTVKNQRAIVGASLELIKERRSQKPSDRKAARDVKLAKDKEAKKADKAARKAEKAKSAAAGAQSKVSKQQSKGAFQKVHATSR; translated from the coding sequence ATGAAGGTTGAACTTGACTCATTTTCCGGTACTAAGATCTACCCAGGTAGAGGTACTTTATTCGTTAGAGGAGACTCTAAGATTTTCAGATTCCAATCATCTAAGTCTGCTTCTTTATTCCACCAAAGAAAGAACCCAAGAAGAATCTCATGGACTGTTTTATACAGAAGACAACACAAGAAGGGTATTTCTGAAGAAAGTGCTAAGAGAAGAACTAGAAAGACCGTCAAGAACCAAAGAGCTATTGTCGGTGCTTCTTTAGAATTgatcaaagaaagaagatcCCAAAAGCCATCTGACAGAAAGGCTGCCAGAGACGTTAAGTTAGCTAAGGACAAGGAAGCCAAGAAGGCTGACAAGGCTGCTAGAAAGGCTGAAAAGGCCAAGTCTGCCGCTGCTGGTGCTCAATCTAAGGTCTCTAAGCAACAATCAAAGGGTGCTTTCCAAAAAGTCCACGCCACTTCCCGTTAA